CCCGCCGGGCTTCTGCAGCGTCCGCCAGGCCAGACCCAGTTCACCGCTGTCCTGGTAGGTGCTTGTCAGCCCGGGGTACAGCGCGCCCATGCAGTCCGCCGCCGAGACGTCGATCGTGCTGCTCTGCTTCATCGCCTGGTTGCCGCGCTCGACGGTCTTCATGTCCGAGGCGCCCATCACCGCATTGATCTCGGTGTCGTTGAGCAGCATCGCGTCCAGCGGGTTGGCCGCCGGTTTGGTCAGGACCACCTTGAGCGCCACCCCGGCCACGACGGCGACGACGACGCCGGCGATCGCGGCGAAGATCCAGCGGCGCCGCGACGGTGGCCGAGTCATACCACTCGGCGGTGGCGGCACCGGCGCGGGCGGTAGGGGAGCGGGCGGCCCCGGCGGCATCGGCTGGGCGGGGAACGACGGCAGCGATGGAACCGATTGCAGCGCAGCCGGATCGGCCGTCGCCATCGCCTGCGGAGCCGACATGGTCGGCACGGTCATCGGACCGGAAGTGTGCGCGGTGTTGAACGGGACCGTGACCGACGACGTGGCCGGGCCCGCCTCCATGGCGGCCAGGGTGGCATCGATCTCGGTTCGGATCCGCCATGTCACGTCGGGCCGGTCCCGCAGTTGGCACAGCAGTTGGGTGATGTCCCGGAAGGCGGTCGGATCGTGACGGTCGTCGTCCAGCCGGTCTTTGAGCTCGGTGATCAGCTCGGTCTGCTGATGCCGGCTGAGTTCGGGCCGCGAGAGCGCGGCGGCCAGGCGCATCAGGTAGGCGAACGGCACGGGCGGCTCGGGGGGTTGCGGCCAGGGCAGCGGCGGGATCTGCGACTGGCGCTGCTGCACCGAGGACAGCAGCCGAAGGGTGCTCTGCTTGTCGGGTTGGCGGAAGTCGAGGATCTGGCGCGCCGCGAGCGGCGTGACGCGCAGGCTGTCGACCGGACCGATCTGGACCGGCAGGATGGGCCGGCGCAGTGCCTCGGCGTAGTTCAACTCGGCTTGGCACGGCTTGGATGCCAGGGAGTTGTTGGAGACCGCGACGATGAACACCTCGGAGCGGCGGATCTGCTCGAGGATGGCGTGCCACCACGCCTCGCCGCCGCCCAGCTTGTCGTCCCACCACACCTGCTGGCGCGCGCGACGCAGCGATGTCAGGAGTGGCTCGATGAGCGCCCTGTCCTGACTGGCGTAGCTGACGAAGAGCATGAATTTTTCCCTGGGGCGTACCTAAAATTTTCCGAAGTATAAGGTCCGGTAACGCTGATCACCTGGTTAAAGCACGGAATGTGGTGTGTTCGACGTCACTGGGTAGCGCGGCGCGGTCTCGTCGATGTCGACAATCTGCAGACCGACCGCGGCCAGCATCGCCGGGATCGCGCGGACGAAGTTGGTGTCCCATTCGGCGATATCGCCGGGCAACTCGTGCCACGGGACGAAATGCGGGTCGGTCTTGACCCCGGCGTCCATCTTCTCCTGCGCCCAGCGGTCGTGCTCCATGATGCTCAGCCTGGTGAGTTCCTCGTCGGTGAAGGTGAATTCCTTTGCCTGCCAATCACGTAGCGGCGTGATCTCGCAGCCGATGCTGCG
The sequence above is a segment of the Candidatus Mycobacterium wuenschmannii genome. Coding sequences within it:
- a CDS encoding sensor domain-containing protein, encoding MLFVSYASQDRALIEPLLTSLRRARQQVWWDDKLGGGEAWWHAILEQIRRSEVFIVAVSNNSLASKPCQAELNYAEALRRPILPVQIGPVDSLRVTPLAARQILDFRQPDKQSTLRLLSSVQQRQSQIPPLPWPQPPEPPVPFAYLMRLAAALSRPELSRHQQTELITELKDRLDDDRHDPTAFRDITQLLCQLRDRPDVTWRIRTEIDATLAAMEAGPATSSVTVPFNTAHTSGPMTVPTMSAPQAMATADPAALQSVPSLPSFPAQPMPPGPPAPLPPAPVPPPPSGMTRPPSRRRWIFAAIAGVVVAVVAGVALKVVLTKPAANPLDAMLLNDTEINAVMGASDMKTVERGNQAMKQSSTIDVSAADCMGALYPGLTSTYQDSGELGLAWRTLQKPGGLPRAGESKNQFVDQDVAIFPANSDQPFNFVAKAADQWKACSGKTATVTYTDRRKYTWTINSPTGEAPKVLLTYTKVGDPGYTCQRALSTVSNYVVDVKACGFEITDQANRIVDQIVGAVKDPNGTK